One part of the Pseudoliparis swirei isolate HS2019 ecotype Mariana Trench chromosome 6, NWPU_hadal_v1, whole genome shotgun sequence genome encodes these proteins:
- the slc38a8a gene encoding putative sodium-coupled neutral amino acid transporter 8a isoform X1 has product MEELARESISLLASSSSAKPPLDVSAGPRLGSVGAVFIMLKSALGAGLLNFPWAFERAGGVRSAVTVELVSLVFLVSGLIILGYSSSISGQCTYQAVVKQLCGPAIGQLCEVCFVFNLFMISVAYLVIVDDQLEKLCGSLYERITELPASELPYHFYTDHHVGMGLLCFVLILPLSIPKEISIQKYISGLGTLAATYLTIAIIIKYHTTPSVLVHIAPLYASGIGSWSSMFSVIPTICFGFQCHEASVTIYSSMENQRLSHWVFISVVSMVFCLVVYSLIGAYGYLTFGKDVKADILMSYTGDDILMLFARLLFGISIITIYPIILLLGRSGTHTHTHTHTHTPPHTHTHTHTPSHQVSDPGPPAEPAAEAGRRGDGGVREPQPLRADGAVGHDDAAHRHLRAGHQQGHQRHRRDQRLLHLHLPRALLDVRHAVAAGLLENQSGAHAVGSCDAALRGVHLRPEHRHRRHAGPREDLTAPPPSLRRMETTPLSSPPKESHGELRSQWTLKNGHAS; this is encoded by the exons ATGGAGGAGTTGGCCAGAGAGAGCATCAGCCTGCTGGCCTCGTCCTCGTCGGCCAAGCCGCCGCTGGACGTGTCCGCCGGGCCGCGGCTCGGCTCCGTGGGGGCCGTGTTCATCATGCTGAAGTCCGCTCTGGGCGCCGGGCTCCTGAACTTCCCCTGGGCCTTCGAGAGGGCCGGCGGCGTCCGCAGCGCCGTGACCGTCGAGCTG gtctcCCTCGTGTTCCTGGTCAGCGGGCTGATCATCCTGGGCTACTCGTCGTCCATCAGTGGCCAGTGCACCTACCAGGCGGTGGTGAAGCAGCTGTGCGGGCCGGCCATCGGTCAGCTGTGCGAGGTGTGCTTCGTCTTCAACCTCTTCATGATCTCCGTGGCCTACCTCGTGATCGTGGACGACCAGCTGGAGAAGT TGTGCGGCTCCCTGTACGAGCGGATCACGGAGCTGCCGGCGTCGGAGCTGCCGTACCACTTCTACACCGACCACCACGTGGGGATGGGGCTGCTCTGCTTCGTCCTCATCCTGCCGCTGTCCATCCCCAAAGAGATCAGCATCCAGAAATACATCAG TGGTCTCGGCACTCTGGCTGCAACCTACCTGACCATCGCCATCATCATCAAGTACCACACCACGCCCTCTGTCCTGGTTCACATCGCGCCTCTCTACGCCAGTGg GATCGGCTCCTGGTCCTCCATGTTCAGCGTCATCCCGACCATCTGCTTCGGCTTCCAG TGCCACGAGGCGTCCGTCACCATCTACAGCAGCATGGAGAACCAGCGCCTCTCTCACTGGGTCTTCATCTCCGTGGTCTCCATGGTCTTCTGTCTCGTCGTCTACTCGCTCATAG GGGCTTATGGGTACCTGACGTTTGGGAAGGACGTGAAGGCCGACattctgatgtcgtacaccggCGACGACATCCTGATGCTCTTCGCCCGGCTGCTGTTTGGGATCTCCATCATCACCATCTACCCCATCATCCTGCTGCTGGGCCggtcaggcacacacacacacacacacactcacactcacacacccccacacacacacacacacactcacactccttcCCACCAGGTCAGTGATCCAGGACCCCCTGCTGAGCCGGCAGCGGAGGCGGGGCGGCGCGGCGACGGCGGCGTTCGAGAGCCGCAGCCGCTACGCGCTGACGGTGCTGTGGGTCACGACGACGCTGCTCATCGCCACCTACGTGCCGGACATCAGCAAGGTCATCAGCGTCATCGGAGGGATCAGcgccttcttcatcttcatcttcccaG GGCTCTGCTTGATGTCCGCCATGCAGTCGCAGCCGGTCTCCTGGAGAACCAG AGTGGTGCTCACGCTGTGGGGAGCTGTGACGCTGCTCTGCGGGGCGTTCATCTTCGGCCAGAGCACCGCCATCGCCGTCATGCAGGTCCTCGGGAAGATCTGACCGCCCCTCCGCCCTCACTGAGACGGATGGAGACCAcacccctttcctctcccccgAAAGAGTCGCATGGTGAATTACGGTCGCAGTGGACTTTGAAAAATGGACACGCCTCCTGA
- the slc38a8a gene encoding putative sodium-coupled neutral amino acid transporter 8a isoform X2, with amino-acid sequence MEELARESISLLASSSSAKPPLDVSAGPRLGSVGAVFIMLKSALGAGLLNFPWAFERAGGVRSAVTVELVSLVFLVSGLIILGYSSSISGQCTYQAVVKQLCGPAIGQLCEVCFVFNLFMISVAYLVIVDDQLEKLCGSLYERITELPASELPYHFYTDHHVGMGLLCFVLILPLSIPKEISIQKYISGLGTLAATYLTIAIIIKYHTTPSVLVHIAPLYASGIGSWSSMFSVIPTICFGFQCHEASVTIYSSMENQRLSHWVFISVVSMVFCLVVYSLIGAYGYLTFGKDVKADILMSYTGDDILMLFARLLFGISIITIYPIILLLGRSVIQDPLLSRQRRRGGAATAAFESRSRYALTVLWVTTTLLIATYVPDISKVISVIGGISAFFIFIFPGLCLMSAMQSQPVSWRTRVVLTLWGAVTLLCGAFIFGQSTAIAVMQVLGKI; translated from the exons ATGGAGGAGTTGGCCAGAGAGAGCATCAGCCTGCTGGCCTCGTCCTCGTCGGCCAAGCCGCCGCTGGACGTGTCCGCCGGGCCGCGGCTCGGCTCCGTGGGGGCCGTGTTCATCATGCTGAAGTCCGCTCTGGGCGCCGGGCTCCTGAACTTCCCCTGGGCCTTCGAGAGGGCCGGCGGCGTCCGCAGCGCCGTGACCGTCGAGCTG gtctcCCTCGTGTTCCTGGTCAGCGGGCTGATCATCCTGGGCTACTCGTCGTCCATCAGTGGCCAGTGCACCTACCAGGCGGTGGTGAAGCAGCTGTGCGGGCCGGCCATCGGTCAGCTGTGCGAGGTGTGCTTCGTCTTCAACCTCTTCATGATCTCCGTGGCCTACCTCGTGATCGTGGACGACCAGCTGGAGAAGT TGTGCGGCTCCCTGTACGAGCGGATCACGGAGCTGCCGGCGTCGGAGCTGCCGTACCACTTCTACACCGACCACCACGTGGGGATGGGGCTGCTCTGCTTCGTCCTCATCCTGCCGCTGTCCATCCCCAAAGAGATCAGCATCCAGAAATACATCAG TGGTCTCGGCACTCTGGCTGCAACCTACCTGACCATCGCCATCATCATCAAGTACCACACCACGCCCTCTGTCCTGGTTCACATCGCGCCTCTCTACGCCAGTGg GATCGGCTCCTGGTCCTCCATGTTCAGCGTCATCCCGACCATCTGCTTCGGCTTCCAG TGCCACGAGGCGTCCGTCACCATCTACAGCAGCATGGAGAACCAGCGCCTCTCTCACTGGGTCTTCATCTCCGTGGTCTCCATGGTCTTCTGTCTCGTCGTCTACTCGCTCATAG GGGCTTATGGGTACCTGACGTTTGGGAAGGACGTGAAGGCCGACattctgatgtcgtacaccggCGACGACATCCTGATGCTCTTCGCCCGGCTGCTGTTTGGGATCTCCATCATCACCATCTACCCCATCATCCTGCTGCTGGGCCg GTCAGTGATCCAGGACCCCCTGCTGAGCCGGCAGCGGAGGCGGGGCGGCGCGGCGACGGCGGCGTTCGAGAGCCGCAGCCGCTACGCGCTGACGGTGCTGTGGGTCACGACGACGCTGCTCATCGCCACCTACGTGCCGGACATCAGCAAGGTCATCAGCGTCATCGGAGGGATCAGcgccttcttcatcttcatcttcccaG GGCTCTGCTTGATGTCCGCCATGCAGTCGCAGCCGGTCTCCTGGAGAACCAG AGTGGTGCTCACGCTGTGGGGAGCTGTGACGCTGCTCTGCGGGGCGTTCATCTTCGGCCAGAGCACCGCCATCGCCGTCATGCAGGTCCTCGGGAAGATCTGA